Part of the Ziziphus jujuba cultivar Dongzao chromosome 8, ASM3175591v1 genome is shown below.
CAACTAGTAACATCTACAGCACAAGAAAACGTCgaaactgatatatatatatatatatatatatactatgacACCATATCACTGGATATGATTCAATGCCGGTCTGAAAAATTCCACCTTATACCTGCCCGGCTTTGACGTTCCCCTGACTTTAGTTTCATAATAGAGAGTTGTTCCATCTCCATCTGCATCTGCAGCTTCAAGTGTAATATAATACACTGAACGCACTTGGACTTGCCTGTTAGCTTTCAAAATCCTCTTCAGTTTTATTACACTTGGACCCTAcatgacaaaaacaaaaacaagttttcattatttcaaatatattttcaatataaagaacctaaggaaataaaaaaaagaaaaaaaaaaatcttcattaCCTCACTATTATGCTTTTGCACAGCGCAGTCAGCAGCTTCTTGTGCATCTTCATCAACTTCACAAGGTCTAATTCCGCCACCCATTCTAGATGTTGGATCCACAAAGGACGTGAAACCCTATTGGCAGgagttttcataaaatatatatatattatagttattaTAAAGCCTATTGAAAGttgaaaattatcttttttttaaaaaaaaaaaatagtcatgGTAGTGGACAATGATACATTGTGAAACATAAATACACGTtgtgaaaacatatatattagtgTCTTTGGGTTTTAGGATATTCAAAACTATAGCCACTTATCACATTTTTAATCTCTTTTCAATTTAAACTTCTAAATTTCCTAAAAAGCTTATTtacaatatatagatatatattttcttaacaaTAGAATTTTAACATAATAAACACAAATAATATAAGAGGTATACCTCAGATTTGGCCACAATATTATAGTACTGTCTGAAGTAGTCATCCAAATTTGAGTAATCAGCTTCTCGTGGCCTCTCGGATGACTCCATACGAGCTTTATCTACTGGGGCATAGTCATAACTGCccaagataaaataataataagaaaaagtataaattaattatgcaaATCTAATCTTTGCTTCTTTGACTTTTGATGAGCTTCAGGCAGCAGAGCAAAGGCATAACTACACCACCACCACAAAAATTGCTTGTCAAACAACAAACCTACAATACCAATAAAAAGAACTTCTGTAACAAATAAAAGCACTTCTGTTACCAATGGTAGCTGACTCGAATTGAAGCAAACAACAAACATAAATACCCATTAAAAAGCACTTCTGTAATCAGTATACTACAATTAGGTTCAATCTAATCTCTTTAAGTGGCCAGAAACATAAACACTTAAGTTCGAAagctataaacaaaaaaaaaatatgcaaaagcCACATCCAAAACGCAGCATACAATAAAAGTAAACAAGGTCCAAAACCAAAAGCCAGATATAAATATAGACAAAATCATAGAGTTAAACCACAGAGAGAGACACATGGTGTGGGACAATAGGGGTATATCAGAGAAGGGCTTCCGTTTAACACAGGGGTGGTGTAATATTCAGAATGTAAGAAAGAGGAAGGAAAAATTGAATTACCAAGTTATTAGGAATAACTAAAACATCTTCAAAAATGTAAAACTTCAGTTCTGAGAAAGTAAGACGTCATATAAAGGTTCAAGCCCCTGTTTAAGTTTACAAGATCAATCTAGATATCCAAAAgccaaaagacaaaaataaagacAGGAGCCTAAATACATTCATCAGAGAcactaacaaaaataaagataaagataGGTGACGACCACatacaaaaataaagataaagataGGTAACGACCACATTGTTAGATAGATAAAGGAGCAAAGCAAACAATCAATTTCATAAAGGAAAAGGTTTAAGCTCTGTCATAGCCTATCAAGGAAATATAAAttggttaaaaacaaaaaagaaaaacagggtCTTAATAATAACGACTCTAAGAGAAGCTTTCTTTTAGACTCTCAGGACTACTACTCAAACAAAAAGTGAAGATTAGCAAAGAAGGGTCAGAATAGAATAGAATGTAATGTAAGATGACAAAGGAGAGGAGGCAGGAGAATAAGAAATCAAGGGAAATACCAGTTGGGACTCTTATCCGCCTGATTCTCTGTGAGGGATGCCGAAAAAGAGTGGGAAAGAGGTGTCCTGATTTTCCTTTCcaaaggagatggagatgcaaCAATCCTCAAATCGGAGGAGGAGATATCTGAAGAAATTGCAGGTTCGTCTGGAGAATCCAGATGGGATTCGGCCTCGGCCTCCATGATTTGCCGTCTAATCTAAGATAATCCAACCCTAAAACCCTCAGCGTTGCGATGTGCTTTGCGGCGGCTTGTCTTTCAGATTGGGTTTTTGAAGAATGAATGAAGATGAACGAGAATGCAACCCTTCAAATATATgtatgctttttgttttttttgttttttttctttttattttattttattttattttattttttatagcacCAAAATAATTTCCCATCCAATCTCTCTTTCCcctctcaatttttaaaattcctttTCAACACCGTATTTTAAAAAACAGCCTGCAGCCCCTAAGCAGAAGATTTGTTATTGACATCAAATTTGTAACCTCACCATTCATAACTTTGTTCTCTAACTTTACAATctgcattaatatatatatgtatatgaaaccCCTAAATAATACAAGTTTTCAAATATCTCCTCTccaaaaatattacaatataaattacaataatgaACCATAGCATCCATTTTTCgccttaaattttaatattttatgtatttttatatcaaCTGTTATGattaaaaagattaataaaagCAAATATGTAATGATCacatatgtcaatttttttttttccccaaagaaAGATGAAATAACAATTCCATCAGAAATTGGAAAGTTGgaaaaattaagatattttagCTTTTATGGAAACCAACTTTTGGGAATATTCCTGGAGAAAATTGGAAACTTGGCAAAACTAGTGGTTCTTGACCTTTCTTCATCCGTCTTCATGGAAGTATTCATAAAGAGATTGTAAAATTGAGCAACTTAGAAGATCTTGACCTTGCTAACAAAAGTCTCTATGGTGCAATTCCTACATTTATAGGAAGCATGACCAATTTATTTGTCATTTACCTTTATAGGAATAACCTTTCTGGAAACATTCCTAGAGAAATTGAAGTTTGAGAAATCCAATCACACTACAGCTTCAAAGAAACCAACTTTCTGGAAATATTTCCAGAGAAGTTGGAAATTTGAGCAGCTTAGAAATTGTTCACATTGCCATCAAAAATCTCTCTGGTGAGCTTCCTTCTTCTATAGGAGACTTGACAAATCTAAGGTATGTAGGTTTCATGCTAAACCTACTAGTGGTTCAATTCCTATGGGAATGACTAATCTCACTAAGTTTAATAAATAAGCAACTGGGTACTAATAACTTTACTAGCCATTTGCCGCAGCAAATTTGTAGTGTGGACCACTTACCCAATTTGGTGGTTCCAGAAACCATTTTACAGAGCCAATTCCAGAAAGCTTGAAAAGACTTAGGCTCGATTCTAACCAACTAACAGGACATTTGACAGAAGCCTTTGATATACACCCAAACTTGAAATATATTGATCTGAGTGCTAACAAATTGTATGGCGAGATTTCTGCAAAATGGGCACTATGCCACAATTTGACAAGCCTGAATGTCTCGAGCAACAAAATTTTAGGCTCTATACCACCTGCACTTGGAGGAGCGTTTAGGCTAGAAGTGCTTGACCTCTCTACAAATCATCTCTGAGGAAAGATACCGGAGGATCAAAGTTTCAGGCTCTATACCACTTGCACTTGGAGGAGCGTTAAGGCTTGAAGTCATTGCGTAAACTTATGCCCAGTGGTAACCAACTATCTTGAGAGGTTCCCCATGCAATCAGAATGCTAGCAGATCTAAAGTATTTACACCTAGAGGCAAACAATCTAAGTGGGTCGATTCAAAAAGAACTTATAAGGTGCTTCAAATTATCAAACTTGCATTTGGCAAATAATAAGTTTGACGGAGCTATTCCTTCCGTTATAGCTAGTATAAGCTCTCTTCAATACCTTGATCTCAGTCTGAATTTGATAATGGGAGGCATACCACCAGAGCTTGGACAAATAAAACGCTTAGGATCTTTGAATCTCTCTTACAATAATCTTTCTAGTTCAATACCTTCTTCTGCTTTGGATGAAATATCAAGCTTGACGACTGTTGATTTGTCTTAGCTACCACCAGTTGGAGGGTCctattgttagaaattttatggatctaaatatacataataaatttcataaatcataaattactaacctccaaacgcagccattgataaattagatctttaatcctgcaaaatagaaacaacataaagtagtgcctatggacacactacttttaaaccactctcagatttctgaaaaccctaatctccaaatacCGTATGGTATTCTTAatgtctgcttgccctagaccctttaaatagtctctgcaagtcagacttatccattaattttgacacacataaaataataataattatattagaaaaatatggataagtcaatgggcttataaagagagttggtcctccagttcAATGGGctaactggagtcttatagagagtgtgtgaccaagggccctactacaaaataataaaataaaccagttccattaatgacataaataggccctgtaagtgagtaattgattatgccaaatcCGCAAATATTAActtattcaacattctcccacttggactgcataatcatcatcatataaaatccaaactcacttactatagaatctcccgaaccataatgccatttcatccaaatatatagtataccgacagggcacaacaatatactagactaggcagtagagattctcttagTAAATCTtccaaaacattataccatttcaattgagtactttgcatgccataaactcagtctaggtagtagaga
Proteins encoded:
- the LOC107412869 gene encoding uncharacterized protein LOC107412869, yielding MEAEAESHLDSPDEPAISSDISSSDLRIVASPSPLERKIRTPLSHSFSASLTENQADKSPNCYDYAPVDKARMESSERPREADYSNLDDYFRQYYNIVAKSEGFTSFVDPTSRMGGGIRPCEVDEDAQEAADCAVQKHNSEGPSVIKLKRILKANRQVQVRSVYYITLEAADADGDGTTLYYETKVRGTSKPGRYKVEFFRPALNHIQ